A region of Micromonospora sp. WMMD882 DNA encodes the following proteins:
- the rsmA gene encoding 16S rRNA (adenine(1518)-N(6)/adenine(1519)-N(6))-dimethyltransferase RsmA encodes MAVDLLGPAEIRELAARLGVAPTKKLGQNFVHDPNTVRRIVTAAGLAPDDVALEVGPGLGSLTLGLLPAAAHVHAVEIDPALAGALPATAARFAGPDAARLTVHRADALRVTAADLADPAPTALVANLPYNVAVPVVLHLLAELPSLRHGLVMVQKEVADRLVAGPGSKVYGIPSVKLAWHTHARPAGKVPPNVFWPVPNVDSGLVAFTRREPPRPDVPRKQVFAVVDAAFAQRRKTLRAALAGWAGGPDRAAAALVAAGVDPGARGESLTVEQFAAIAASAPAGTLTAQ; translated from the coding sequence ATGGCCGTAGACCTGCTCGGCCCGGCGGAGATCCGGGAGCTGGCCGCCCGGCTCGGGGTGGCGCCGACCAAGAAGCTCGGCCAGAACTTCGTCCACGACCCGAACACGGTGCGCCGGATCGTCACCGCCGCCGGCCTCGCCCCCGACGACGTGGCGCTGGAGGTCGGCCCCGGGCTCGGCTCGCTCACCCTCGGGCTGCTCCCGGCCGCCGCGCACGTGCACGCCGTGGAGATCGACCCGGCGCTGGCCGGGGCGCTGCCGGCCACCGCCGCCCGGTTCGCCGGCCCGGACGCCGCCCGGCTCACCGTGCACCGGGCCGACGCGCTGCGGGTCACCGCCGCCGACCTGGCCGACCCGGCCCCGACCGCGCTGGTGGCGAACCTGCCGTACAATGTGGCCGTGCCGGTGGTGCTGCACCTGCTCGCCGAGCTGCCCAGCCTCCGGCACGGGCTGGTGATGGTGCAGAAGGAGGTCGCCGACCGGCTCGTCGCCGGCCCCGGCTCCAAGGTGTACGGCATCCCGTCGGTCAAGCTCGCCTGGCACACCCACGCCCGCCCCGCCGGCAAGGTCCCGCCGAACGTGTTCTGGCCGGTGCCGAACGTCGACTCCGGCCTGGTCGCCTTCACCCGCCGCGAGCCGCCCCGACCCGACGTACCCCGCAAACAGGTTTTCGCGGTGGTGGACGCGGCGTTCGCGCAGCGCCGCAAGACCCTGCGCGCCGCGCTGGCCGGCTGGGCCGGCGGCCCGGACCGGGCGGCGGCGGCGCTCGTCGCGGCCGGCGTGGACCCCGGGGCCCGGGGTGAGTCGCTGACCGTCGAGCAGTTCGCCGCCATCGCCGCGTCGGCTCCGGCCGGTACGCTCACCGCCCAGTAG
- a CDS encoding TatD family hydrolase translates to MLTAMSEQTESRRQRAARRAGEFPPAPEPLPHPVPDSHTHLDITVTEAGVPAADLTGGPAAQSPGGSADDPAGGSADDPVAAVVAVAAGVGVDRLVQVGVDVASSAWGVEIAERHPAVVATVALHPNEAPRLADLDEALRRIEALAAHDRVRGVGETGMDFFRTGDEGRAAQEESFRAHIAIAKRYGKPLVIHDRDAHADVLRVLDDEGAPETVVLHCFSGDADFAAECVRRGYLLSFAGTVTFGSAGALREAAASTPPGQLLVETDAPYLTPMPHRGRPNASYLIPLTVRSLAATTGVDLAELCAHLSANGDRVFGPWG, encoded by the coding sequence ATGCTGACGGCGATGAGCGAGCAGACCGAATCCCGCCGACAGCGTGCCGCCCGCCGGGCCGGGGAGTTCCCGCCCGCGCCCGAGCCGCTGCCCCACCCCGTTCCGGACAGCCACACCCACCTCGACATCACCGTCACCGAGGCCGGTGTCCCCGCCGCCGACCTGACCGGCGGTCCCGCCGCTCAGTCTCCCGGCGGCTCCGCCGACGACCCGGCCGGCGGCAGCGCCGACGACCCGGTCGCGGCGGTCGTCGCGGTGGCCGCCGGGGTGGGCGTGGACCGGCTCGTCCAGGTCGGGGTGGACGTCGCCTCCTCCGCCTGGGGCGTCGAGATCGCCGAGCGGCACCCGGCGGTCGTCGCCACCGTCGCCCTGCACCCCAACGAGGCCCCCCGGCTCGCCGACCTGGACGAGGCGCTGCGCCGGATCGAGGCGCTCGCCGCCCACGACCGGGTCCGGGGCGTCGGCGAGACCGGCATGGACTTCTTCCGCACCGGCGACGAGGGCCGGGCCGCGCAGGAGGAGAGCTTCCGGGCGCACATCGCGATCGCCAAGCGGTACGGCAAGCCGCTGGTCATCCACGACCGGGACGCGCACGCCGACGTGCTGCGCGTCCTCGACGACGAGGGCGCGCCGGAAACCGTCGTGCTGCACTGCTTCTCCGGGGACGCCGACTTCGCGGCCGAGTGCGTCCGGCGAGGCTACCTGCTCAGCTTCGCCGGCACGGTCACCTTCGGCAGCGCCGGGGCGCTACGCGAGGCCGCCGCGTCGACCCCGCCCGGGCAGCTCCTGGTGGAGACCGACGCGCCGTACCTGACCCCGATGCCGCACCGGGGTCGGCCGAACGCGTCGTACCTGATCCCGCTCACCGTCCGGTCGCTGGCCGCGACCACCGGCGTCGACCTGGCCGAGCTGTGCGCCCACCTCTCCGCCAACGGCGACCGCGTCTTCGGTCCGTGGGGGTGA
- a CDS encoding alpha/beta hydrolase produces MPFVTVGAENGAPIDLYYEDHGQGRPVVLIHGFPFNGATWEKQTIALLEAGFRVITYDRRGFGNSSQPTSGYDYDTFSADLDVLMNHLDLRDAVLVGHSMGTGEVIRYLGAYGSSRVERAVVLAPLAPYLLKTPDNPEGVEQQLFDGFKQAIRADRFAYLTSFCDSFFNYQQNKGKLVSEEAYRAHWNIGARASGKGTLDCVDAWLTDFRGDLPRIDVPVLIVQGDADAVLPFPATGQRLVNMLPDAKLITLPGAPHGTPWTHADEVNRAIIEFVGVRAMAHA; encoded by the coding sequence ATGCCTTTCGTCACCGTCGGCGCCGAGAACGGCGCGCCGATCGACCTGTACTACGAGGACCACGGTCAGGGGCGACCGGTGGTGCTCATCCACGGCTTCCCGTTCAACGGCGCGACCTGGGAGAAACAGACCATCGCCCTGCTGGAGGCGGGCTTCCGGGTGATCACGTACGACCGGCGCGGTTTCGGCAACTCCAGCCAGCCGACGTCCGGGTACGACTACGACACCTTCTCCGCCGACCTGGACGTGCTGATGAACCACCTGGACCTGCGGGACGCGGTGCTGGTGGGGCATTCGATGGGCACCGGTGAGGTGATCCGCTACCTGGGCGCGTACGGGTCGAGCCGGGTGGAGCGGGCGGTGGTGCTGGCCCCGCTCGCGCCGTACCTGCTGAAGACGCCGGACAACCCGGAGGGCGTGGAGCAGCAGCTCTTCGACGGGTTCAAGCAGGCCATCCGCGCCGACCGGTTCGCCTACCTGACCAGCTTCTGCGACAGCTTCTTCAACTACCAGCAGAACAAGGGCAAGCTGGTCAGCGAGGAGGCGTACCGGGCGCACTGGAACATCGGCGCGCGGGCCTCCGGCAAGGGCACCCTGGACTGCGTGGACGCCTGGCTCACCGACTTCCGGGGCGACCTGCCCCGGATCGACGTGCCGGTGCTGATCGTGCAGGGTGACGCGGACGCCGTCCTGCCGTTCCCGGCCACCGGGCAGCGGCTGGTGAACATGCTGCCGGACGCGAAGCTGATCACCCTGCCGGGCGCCCCGCACGGCACCCCGTGGACCCACGCCGACGAGGTGAACCGGGCGATCATCGAGTTCGTCGGCGTCCGGGCGATGGCCCACGCCTGA
- the metG gene encoding methionine--tRNA ligase, whose protein sequence is MSHVLAAVAWPYANGPRHIGHVSGFGVPSDVFARYMRMAGHDVLMVSGTDEHGTPIQVQADAEGVTARELADRYNRVIVEDLHGLGLSYDLFTRTTTRNHYAVVQEIFEGMHRNGYIVPKTTMGAISPSTGRTLPDRYIEGTCPICGYDSARGDQCDNCGNQLDPIDLIDPRSKINGETPQFVETEHFFLDLPALADVLRQWLDTREGWRPNVLRFSKNLLDDLQPRAITRDLEWGVPIPLDGWRDRADKRIYVWFDAVIGYLSASIEWARRSGDPEAWRKWWSVDAEGSVDAEGKDAGAYYFMGKDNIVFHSVIWPALLSGYSGAGANDGEPGRYGRLHLPTEVVSSEFLTMEGRKFSSSRRVVIYVRDFLQRYDADALRYFIAVAGPENTDTDFTWAEFLRRNNDELVAGWGNLVNRSVSMAAKNFGAIPPVDPAGLTAADEALLAVARAGFDTVGDLIARHRQKQAIGEAMKVVAEANRYLSEQAPWKLKAEADKPRMGTVLHVALQVISDANTLLTPFLPHSAQQVHELLGGTGVHAPMPSVVEVDDLDGGPAYPVLTGDYTQGARWESVPLVVGRPLAAPKPVFRKLDPSIVDEELARLGG, encoded by the coding sequence ATGAGTCACGTTCTCGCGGCGGTAGCCTGGCCGTACGCCAACGGCCCGCGCCACATCGGCCACGTCTCCGGTTTCGGCGTCCCCTCCGACGTCTTCGCCCGGTACATGCGGATGGCCGGCCACGACGTGCTCATGGTCTCCGGCACCGACGAACACGGCACCCCGATCCAGGTGCAGGCGGACGCGGAGGGGGTGACCGCCCGCGAGCTGGCCGACCGGTACAACCGGGTGATCGTGGAGGACCTGCACGGCCTCGGCCTGTCGTACGACCTGTTCACCCGCACCACCACCCGCAACCACTACGCGGTGGTGCAGGAGATCTTCGAGGGGATGCACCGCAACGGGTACATCGTCCCGAAGACCACCATGGGGGCGATCTCCCCGTCCACCGGGCGGACCCTGCCCGACCGCTACATCGAGGGCACCTGCCCGATCTGCGGGTACGACAGCGCACGCGGCGACCAGTGCGACAACTGCGGCAACCAGCTCGACCCGATCGACCTGATCGACCCCAGGTCGAAGATCAACGGCGAGACCCCGCAGTTCGTGGAGACCGAGCACTTCTTCCTCGACCTGCCCGCCCTGGCCGACGTGCTGCGGCAGTGGCTGGACACCCGCGAGGGCTGGCGGCCCAACGTGCTGCGGTTCTCGAAGAACCTGCTCGACGACCTCCAGCCCCGGGCCATCACCCGCGACCTGGAGTGGGGGGTGCCGATCCCCCTCGACGGCTGGCGGGACCGCGCCGACAAGCGGATCTACGTCTGGTTCGACGCGGTGATCGGCTACCTCTCCGCCTCCATCGAGTGGGCCCGTCGGTCCGGCGACCCCGAGGCGTGGCGGAAGTGGTGGAGCGTCGACGCCGAAGGCAGCGTCGACGCCGAAGGCAAGGACGCCGGGGCGTACTACTTCATGGGTAAGGACAACATCGTCTTCCACTCGGTGATCTGGCCGGCGCTGCTGTCCGGGTACTCCGGGGCGGGCGCCAACGACGGCGAGCCGGGCCGGTACGGCCGGCTCCACCTGCCCACCGAGGTCGTCTCCAGCGAGTTCCTGACCATGGAGGGGCGCAAGTTCTCCTCGTCCCGCCGGGTCGTCATCTACGTGCGCGACTTCCTCCAGCGGTACGACGCCGACGCGCTGCGCTACTTCATCGCCGTCGCCGGCCCGGAGAACACCGACACCGACTTCACCTGGGCCGAGTTCCTGCGCCGCAACAACGACGAGCTGGTCGCCGGCTGGGGCAACCTGGTCAACCGGTCCGTCTCGATGGCCGCGAAGAACTTCGGGGCGATCCCGCCGGTCGACCCGGCCGGGCTGACCGCCGCCGACGAGGCGCTGCTGGCGGTGGCCCGCGCCGGCTTCGACACGGTCGGCGACCTGATCGCCCGGCACCGGCAGAAGCAGGCCATCGGCGAGGCGATGAAGGTGGTCGCCGAGGCCAACCGGTACCTCTCCGAGCAGGCCCCGTGGAAACTCAAGGCCGAGGCCGACAAACCCCGGATGGGCACCGTCCTGCATGTCGCCCTCCAGGTGATCAGCGACGCGAACACGCTGCTCACCCCGTTCCTGCCGCACTCCGCGCAGCAGGTGCACGAGCTGCTCGGCGGCACCGGCGTGCACGCGCCGATGCCGTCCGTCGTCGAGGTCGACGACCTCGACGGCGGGCCGGCGTACCCGGTGCTGACCGGCGACTACACGCAGGGCGCGCGCTGGGAGTCCGTACCGCTGGTGGTGGGCCGGCCGCTGGCCGCGCCGAAGCCGGTCTTCCGCAAGCTCGACCCGTCCATCGTCGACGAGGAGCTGGCCCGCCTCGGCGGCTGA
- the rsmI gene encoding 16S rRNA (cytidine(1402)-2'-O)-methyltransferase, whose protein sequence is MSDMSEIGRLILLGAPLGNPADGSVRLRDVLGVADVVAAEDTRRLTRLARDLGVTVEGRIVSYFEGNEERRTPELVEVLLAGHTVALVTDGGMPSVSDPGYRLVTAAVGAGVPVTAAPGPSAVTTALALSGLPCDRFCFEGFLPRSPGARRARLRALAAEERTLVLFEAPHRIAAALTDLAEAFGADRPAALCRELTKTYEEVLRRPLGELARWAADGEPRGEITLVVAGAPQVAPEPPGPDELRAAVAAREAAGESRRDAVTAVAAEHQLRRRDVYTIVHTG, encoded by the coding sequence GTGAGTGACATGTCGGAAATCGGACGACTGATTCTGCTCGGCGCGCCGCTCGGCAACCCGGCCGACGGCTCCGTCCGGCTCCGCGACGTCCTCGGCGTCGCCGACGTGGTCGCCGCCGAGGACACCCGCCGGCTCACCCGCCTGGCCCGGGACCTCGGCGTGACCGTCGAGGGCCGGATCGTCTCCTACTTCGAGGGCAACGAGGAACGCCGTACCCCGGAGCTGGTCGAGGTGCTGCTCGCCGGGCACACCGTCGCGCTGGTCACCGACGGCGGCATGCCCAGCGTCTCCGATCCCGGGTACCGGCTGGTCACCGCCGCCGTCGGCGCGGGCGTGCCGGTCACCGCCGCCCCCGGCCCGAGCGCGGTCACCACCGCCCTGGCCCTGTCCGGCCTGCCCTGTGACCGGTTCTGCTTCGAGGGCTTCCTGCCCCGCTCACCCGGGGCCCGCCGGGCCCGCCTGCGGGCGCTCGCCGCCGAGGAGCGCACCCTGGTCCTCTTCGAGGCCCCGCACCGGATCGCCGCCGCCCTCACCGACCTGGCCGAGGCGTTCGGCGCGGACCGCCCGGCCGCGCTGTGCCGGGAGCTGACCAAGACGTACGAGGAGGTGCTGCGCCGGCCGCTCGGCGAGCTGGCCCGGTGGGCCGCCGACGGCGAGCCGCGCGGCGAGATCACCCTGGTGGTGGCCGGCGCCCCGCAGGTGGCCCCCGAGCCGCCCGGCCCGGACGAGCTGCGCGCGGCGGTGGCCGCGCGGGAGGCGGCCGGCGAGTCCCGCCGCGACGCCGTCACCGCCGTCGCCGCCGAGCACCAGCTCCGCCGCCGCGACGTCTACACGATCGTGCACACGGGATGA
- a CDS encoding phospholipid carrier-dependent glycosyltransferase, protein MTQASTAAQNASAGQPDRELTVQAEAPAPPFPAPPGDGGGGRLPDVVRRRLATVDARLDGNSWLATAVVVAIAAILRLVGLSDIKGKIFDEVYYAREGWALVEHGVEWNFKDNVPSYVVHPPLGKWLIGLGEWAFGYQDTEHNINVPGALMTTAPEFGWRISAVIAGTISVLLLVRIARRMFRSTVLGCAAGLLLALDGFHLVLSRTALLDIFLLLFVLAAFGALVIDRDARRRRWALAVDAGLDPTLPGRAGRPSFAVPWWRLAAGALLGCAFAVKWSALYFIPVFALMVIIWEVGLRRSVGARRPWRGALAQELPWLVVAGVVLAVAYLAAWSGWFLSDDGYYRLAERYPNTPGLSDTPVIGALQNLYTYHRAALDFHTGLSTPHKYQSWPWQWLLLGRPVAFHWSPGDGSCGAPSCASEILLLGTPLLWWSFLPALAALAWLGIARRDWRAGAILLAVAGGLLPWFWFALDGRTMFSFYAAPALPFLVLAVVYVLGAIATPATTTPPPTPGSAAAQDASDRRLVGSVIAGLYVLLVAICFAYFYPIFVGTLLPYADWSARMWLDGRWI, encoded by the coding sequence GTGACCCAGGCGTCGACAGCAGCCCAGAACGCCAGCGCCGGCCAGCCGGACCGGGAGCTCACGGTGCAGGCCGAGGCTCCCGCCCCGCCCTTCCCCGCGCCCCCGGGCGACGGCGGGGGCGGCCGGCTGCCGGACGTCGTCCGCCGTCGCCTGGCCACGGTCGACGCCCGGCTGGACGGCAACTCCTGGCTGGCCACGGCGGTGGTGGTGGCGATCGCCGCCATCCTGCGGCTGGTCGGGCTCAGCGACATCAAGGGCAAGATCTTCGACGAGGTCTACTACGCCCGTGAGGGCTGGGCGCTGGTCGAGCACGGCGTCGAGTGGAACTTCAAGGACAACGTCCCGTCGTACGTGGTGCACCCGCCGCTGGGCAAGTGGCTGATCGGCCTCGGCGAGTGGGCCTTCGGCTACCAGGACACCGAGCACAACATCAACGTGCCCGGGGCGCTGATGACCACCGCCCCCGAGTTCGGCTGGCGGATCTCGGCGGTGATCGCCGGCACGATCTCGGTGCTGCTGCTCGTCCGGATCGCCCGGCGGATGTTCCGGTCCACCGTGCTGGGCTGCGCCGCCGGCCTGCTGCTCGCCCTGGACGGCTTCCACCTGGTGCTCTCCCGCACCGCCCTGCTCGACATCTTCCTGCTGCTGTTCGTGCTCGCCGCGTTCGGCGCGCTGGTGATCGACCGGGACGCCCGACGCCGGCGGTGGGCGCTGGCGGTCGACGCCGGGCTGGACCCGACCCTGCCGGGCCGGGCCGGTCGGCCGTCGTTCGCCGTGCCGTGGTGGCGGCTGGCGGCCGGGGCGCTGCTCGGCTGCGCCTTCGCGGTCAAGTGGAGCGCGTTGTACTTCATCCCGGTCTTCGCGCTCATGGTGATCATCTGGGAGGTCGGGCTGCGCCGTTCGGTGGGGGCCCGCCGGCCGTGGCGCGGCGCTCTCGCCCAGGAGCTGCCCTGGCTGGTCGTCGCCGGGGTGGTGCTCGCGGTGGCCTATCTGGCGGCCTGGTCGGGCTGGTTCCTCTCCGACGACGGGTACTACCGCCTCGCCGAGCGCTACCCGAACACCCCCGGCCTGAGCGACACCCCGGTGATCGGCGCGTTGCAGAACCTCTACACGTACCACCGGGCGGCGTTGGACTTCCACACCGGCCTGAGCACCCCGCACAAGTACCAGTCCTGGCCGTGGCAGTGGCTGCTGCTCGGCCGCCCGGTCGCCTTCCACTGGAGTCCCGGCGACGGCAGTTGCGGCGCGCCGTCCTGCGCCAGCGAGATCCTGCTGCTCGGCACCCCGCTGCTGTGGTGGTCGTTCCTGCCGGCGCTGGCCGCCCTGGCCTGGCTGGGCATCGCCCGGCGGGACTGGCGGGCCGGGGCGATCCTGCTGGCCGTGGCCGGCGGGCTGCTGCCGTGGTTCTGGTTCGCCCTGGACGGCCGGACGATGTTCTCGTTCTACGCCGCGCCGGCCCTGCCGTTCCTGGTCCTGGCCGTGGTGTACGTGCTGGGGGCGATCGCCACGCCGGCCACCACGACGCCGCCGCCGACGCCGGGGTCGGCCGCCGCGCAGGACGCGTCCGACCGGCGGCTGGTGGGCAGCGTCATCGCGGGGTTGTACGTCCTGTTGGTGGCGATCTGCTTCGCCTACTTCTACCCGATCTTCGTCGGCACGCTGCTGCCCTACGCCGACTGGTCGGCGCGGATGTGGCTGGACGGCCGCTGGATCTGA
- a CDS encoding HNH endonuclease family protein — translation MTRTLRWLGGLLAAVTAGTVGLAAPARAATVSQPLRTLVANLPVATEIRTGYSRDLFPHWTDADGDGCNTRYEVLIAEATTRPSVGSGCVLSGGRWYSYYDAAYWTNPADLDIDHMVALAEAWDSGARSWTTSRRQSFANDLGDARSLVAVTDNVNQAKGDQDPTTWMPTNDRCRYVAEWAAVKTRWRLTVDTAEKNALTSYAGSCSNITVTVTHAF, via the coding sequence ATGACCCGTACCCTTCGTTGGCTCGGCGGCCTGCTGGCCGCCGTCACCGCCGGCACCGTCGGCCTCGCCGCCCCGGCCCGGGCCGCCACCGTCTCGCAACCGCTGCGCACCCTCGTGGCGAACCTGCCCGTGGCCACCGAGATCCGCACCGGCTACTCGCGTGACCTCTTCCCGCACTGGACCGACGCCGACGGCGACGGCTGCAACACCCGGTACGAGGTGCTGATCGCCGAGGCGACGACCCGGCCGTCCGTCGGCTCCGGATGCGTCCTCAGCGGCGGCCGGTGGTACTCCTACTACGACGCCGCCTACTGGACCAACCCGGCCGACCTGGACATCGACCACATGGTCGCGCTGGCCGAGGCGTGGGACTCCGGCGCGCGTTCCTGGACCACCTCGCGCCGCCAGTCCTTCGCCAACGACCTGGGCGACGCCCGCTCGCTGGTCGCCGTGACCGACAACGTCAACCAGGCCAAGGGCGACCAGGACCCGACCACCTGGATGCCCACCAACGACCGGTGCCGCTACGTCGCCGAGTGGGCCGCGGTCAAGACCCGCTGGCGGCTGACCGTGGACACCGCCGAGAAGAACGCCCTCACCAGCTACGCGGGCTCCTGCTCGAACATCACCGTCACGGTGACCCACGCGTTCTGA
- a CDS encoding VWA domain-containing protein — translation MIDNRRGGLLLGLLAAILLTGPAPAIADDDDDEPVPEPPRVELVLDVSGSMRAADIDGRTRIAVAQQAFNEVVDALPDETQLGIRVLGATYPGKDKKLGCQDTQQIVPVGPVDRSRAKAAVATLRPTGFTPVGLALREAARDLGAGATTRRIVLITDGEDTCAPPDPCEVARELAAQGTRLVVDTLGLAPDEKVRRQLLCIATATGGTYTAAQSAEQLAGRINQLVDRARKTYTRTPTTVGGTSACSGAPLLAPGVYTDRETFSEHRWYRVPVRADQELRASVSIALDRPVRRDYAVLLRATATDGRELVRGSDAGSGRTDVLSAGLRWSATGDDGDAADHGDDPPASGAPDGDRPETVCLVVSNAFAPAGGARTTPGMPVELTVDVVDASPTPDGPDLGRGWVLLLLLTAAGLVAGLLAGVLSRWWIATWGEK, via the coding sequence ATGATCGACAACCGCCGCGGCGGCCTGCTCCTCGGGCTGCTGGCGGCCATCCTGCTGACCGGGCCCGCGCCCGCCATCGCCGACGACGATGACGACGAGCCGGTCCCCGAACCACCACGGGTCGAGCTGGTGCTCGACGTCAGCGGCTCGATGCGGGCCGCCGACATCGACGGACGCACCCGGATCGCGGTCGCCCAGCAGGCGTTCAACGAGGTGGTCGACGCGCTGCCCGACGAGACGCAGCTCGGCATCCGGGTCCTCGGCGCGACCTACCCCGGCAAGGACAAGAAACTCGGCTGCCAGGACACCCAGCAGATCGTCCCGGTCGGGCCGGTCGACCGCAGCCGGGCCAAGGCCGCCGTCGCCACCCTGCGCCCCACCGGCTTCACCCCGGTCGGCCTGGCGCTGCGCGAGGCCGCCAGGGACCTCGGGGCCGGCGCCACCACCCGCCGGATCGTCCTGATCACCGACGGCGAGGACACCTGCGCGCCACCGGACCCCTGTGAGGTGGCCCGGGAACTCGCCGCCCAGGGCACCCGACTGGTGGTGGACACTCTCGGCCTCGCCCCGGACGAGAAGGTCCGCCGGCAGTTGCTCTGCATCGCCACCGCCACCGGCGGCACGTACACCGCCGCGCAGAGCGCCGAACAACTGGCCGGCCGGATCAACCAACTGGTGGACCGGGCCCGCAAGACCTACACCCGTACCCCCACCACGGTCGGCGGCACGTCGGCGTGCTCCGGGGCGCCGCTGCTCGCCCCCGGCGTCTACACCGACCGGGAGACGTTCTCCGAGCACCGCTGGTACCGGGTGCCGGTCCGGGCCGACCAGGAGCTGCGCGCCTCGGTCAGCATCGCCCTCGACCGGCCGGTCCGGCGGGACTACGCGGTGCTGCTGCGCGCCACCGCCACGGACGGGCGGGAGTTGGTCCGGGGCAGCGACGCCGGCAGCGGCCGTACCGACGTGCTCTCCGCCGGGCTGCGCTGGTCCGCCACCGGCGACGACGGGGACGCCGCCGACCACGGGGACGACCCACCCGCCTCCGGCGCTCCCGACGGCGACCGACCGGAGACGGTCTGCCTGGTGGTCAGCAACGCCTTCGCGCCCGCTGGCGGGGCCCGGACCACGCCCGGCATGCCGGTGGAGCTGACCGTCGACGTGGTCGACGCGTCCCCGACCCCGGACGGCCCCGACCTGGGCCGGGGCTGGGTGCTGCTGCTCCTGCTCACCGCGGCCGGACTGGTCGCCGGACTGCTCGCCGGCGTGCTGAGCCGCTGGTGGATCGCCACCTGGGGGGAGAAGTGA
- a CDS encoding peptidase encodes MRTRSVRAAAAVFAAAGVSLLPAGPALAAGSPLGTPGAVALAAPTPSPGAATVATAGTSFLTATGITAGQPVRVDAALGDHLYWSFPATAGQTHEIAVTVTFPKARGGASTWTVDVFDGLRRRQACTAGAQTPTVAASAGSVTLGCTLRRVRSWAEPWSADPLPGTYYVRLSVVDLPEPDLGAPVDVDLLVGVDDGDAGADEGELSVPLRPNTKAGEVLTGDAVGLPDPEDDDRDWTGWLPDLSSRWAWTTAGGVLAALAGVVGFSLTRRRP; translated from the coding sequence ATGCGCACCCGATCGGTCCGGGCCGCCGCGGCGGTCTTCGCCGCCGCCGGCGTCAGCCTGCTCCCCGCCGGCCCGGCGCTGGCCGCCGGCTCCCCCCTGGGCACCCCCGGCGCGGTGGCGCTGGCCGCGCCGACGCCGTCCCCCGGCGCGGCCACGGTCGCCACCGCCGGCACGTCCTTCCTGACCGCCACCGGGATCACCGCCGGCCAGCCGGTACGGGTCGACGCCGCGCTCGGCGACCATCTGTACTGGTCGTTCCCGGCCACCGCCGGCCAGACCCACGAGATCGCCGTCACGGTGACCTTCCCGAAGGCCCGCGGCGGGGCGTCCACCTGGACGGTGGACGTCTTCGACGGGCTGCGCCGCCGGCAGGCGTGCACGGCCGGGGCGCAGACCCCGACCGTGGCCGCGTCCGCCGGCAGCGTCACGCTCGGCTGCACGTTGCGCCGGGTCCGCTCGTGGGCCGAGCCGTGGTCGGCCGACCCGCTGCCCGGCACGTACTACGTCCGGCTGTCCGTGGTGGACCTGCCCGAGCCGGACCTGGGCGCGCCGGTCGACGTGGACCTGCTGGTCGGCGTCGACGACGGGGACGCGGGCGCCGACGAGGGCGAGCTGTCCGTGCCGTTGCGCCCGAACACGAAGGCCGGCGAGGTGCTCACCGGTGATGCCGTAGGGCTGCCCGACCCGGAGGACGACGACCGGGACTGGACGGGCTGGCTGCCCGACCTGTCGTCCCGCTGGGCCTGGACGACGGCCGGTGGCGTCCTCGCCGCCCTCGCCGGCGTCGTCGGCTTCTCCCTCACCCGCCGCCGCCCCTGA
- a CDS encoding 4'-phosphopantetheinyl transferase superfamily protein produces MRDLLPPAVAVAVAGPADFTGELLPAERACLGERAVESRRRDFTAGRVCARRAMTDLGLPAVAVPSADDRSPVWPAGVVGTITHTKGYAAAAAARADEIRSVGMDAEQHKILDAGVLRLICLSEELDRCARLPAGISWPALVFSAKETVYKVWHPVVGTWLDFHHAHIEIDPDAGSWTARIVPKKIEEARQKVDDPPDVVTGRFALADGLVRTAAVLPRR; encoded by the coding sequence ATGCGTGACCTGCTGCCACCGGCGGTCGCCGTGGCGGTGGCCGGCCCGGCGGACTTCACCGGTGAGCTGCTGCCGGCGGAGCGGGCCTGCCTCGGCGAGCGCGCGGTGGAGAGCCGTCGGCGCGACTTCACCGCCGGCCGCGTCTGCGCCCGCCGGGCCATGACCGACCTCGGCCTCCCGGCGGTCGCGGTGCCGTCGGCCGACGACCGTTCGCCGGTCTGGCCGGCGGGCGTGGTCGGCACGATCACCCACACCAAGGGTTACGCCGCCGCGGCGGCGGCCCGGGCCGACGAGATCCGTTCGGTCGGCATGGACGCCGAACAGCACAAGATCCTCGACGCCGGGGTACTCCGGTTGATCTGCCTGTCCGAGGAGCTGGACCGCTGCGCGCGGCTGCCCGCCGGCATCTCCTGGCCGGCGCTGGTCTTCAGCGCCAAGGAGACCGTCTACAAGGTGTGGCATCCGGTGGTGGGCACCTGGCTGGATTTCCACCACGCGCACATCGAGATCGACCCGGACGCCGGAAGCTGGACCGCCCGGATCGTGCCGAAGAAGATCGAGGAGGCCCGGCAGAAGGTCGACGACCCGCCCGACGTGGTGACCGGGCGGTTCGCGCTGGCCGACGGGCTGGTCCGCACCGCCGCCGTGCTGCCGCGCCGCTGA